GTTTTCCTAGAGCAGATTTATTTTCCACAAAGCCCTGTCAGTTTTTGGAAGGATTAGATAGTAAGACCGAATTGCATAACTGTGTAGATCGGTGTATTGAGATTGGAGCCTAAATTGGGGTGAATTCTGGTGAATTAAACTTTAATGACATTAAACAAAGCTCTGATGAGCCCGTATAATCCTCTTTGTTTCCAATTCAATTCACTTTGTTCCTACCTGCCTGACAGTCTCACTTAATTTCCCTGAACTCTCCTTCAACTTCACGTTCTCAGAGCACCCGCCCATTCTGCCAATTCCTCCGTTATTCCACTGTTATGatagatgtgtttgtgtttcctaTTATCTGTCTTCCATCAGTGTTAATGTACATGAGTTATAGTCCCTGATGTAGCCAGGTTTCCATTTGGCCTGGTTCCACTTTCCAAACTGTTTCACTAGTCCCAGCAAGACTTGTTTACTGAAAAATAAGCAGAGAGAACAAAATCCTTCAAAGGTGGCACTTTAAACTGATCAGTGTTCACATGAAAAGAAACACCTGTGACCTTTACTGCTTCATGATCACATCCTCAGCCTAATCCACCTAGACAGCCCTTTTGTAGCTTTTCTATTTGAAAGTTCAAAAACTTTACTTTGTTAGATGTTCTGTCTATAAATGCAAGAGTATTAATATAtcaactttttttattcttatttggTATTTAGGGATGAATACTTGACTTTGCAACCTGCAAAATGACTTGTAAACTTAAGCATTTTtatcattaacatgtttttttctctgacattaTGCTAATGAGTAGTAAAACTAACAACTTGGCTAACATAAATCCCATAAAACAGTCCCTGGGAACACACACCACCTTCAGATGAGCCATGGCTCAACCTTTCTGTACAGAGCAGAGAGTGTCTCTGGTTCACGGGTTTTGGATTGCACAACTCTTTCTATTGTTGTCAGCCTTGACCCCTTGAGCCCTCTCAATCTATACTGGAATGGGCACATCTGTTGCAATGGCTCTGAGGCAGAGATTGTCTTTCGCTCGGCCTGACAGAGAGTAATTGTGCAGTTGGGGCCCTTGCTGGTGATGTCATATCTCGGTGCCCAGAATCAGAGTGTCCCCTTGAAAGCTGACTTCTGAGCATTTACGCAAAGGCACAGGtggcagaaacacagagaagcgggaggctggagagagggGACGATGAGACAGAGCAGAAAATCAAAGAAGTATTGTATGTCAGGGATTAAGAAATGATTACACAATGGCAGCTCgctctcattttcctttttttcccctcctccctctcttttctcctctcttttgtcAAAGCTTGGTGCTATGATGCCTGTCCTACTACATGAGTAGTTCCAGCAAACTCTTTGATCAGGTGGTATGACCGACCATACACTCCAGGCGTATTGTAAATGTTTCCATGTGCCTGCTGCTCTGCATTGTGCTCACTCTTCTGAAAAGAATAAATGGCCTGTAATGAAACTCGCTGTAAGATGACTCATCCACTTTTCCACCAATCTGGAAATGAGGCCTATTGGAAGAGAGTCACTGAGCAAACAAAATCAGCTTTGTTTTTACCCCCACCATTAGACAACGTTGGAATGGCCTCTgtcaaaacacagcagagaacaAAGCTCACCGAGTGGTCCGAGCGACAGTAAAGTGTTATGGTCTCAACAGTAACTGGCAGAGTGGGTGGGCGAGACAGAGCAGGCCGTCTGCTAGCTGGAAGAAAAGAGCAGGGGGTCTTTGTGTTTTCAACTGGCAGGCTTTTGTTTATTCCACAGAATATTCTGGTGggtcgagtgtgtgtgtgtgtgtgtgtatgttaactACCAAAGTGTCAGGTGGGGGCTTGGTATacagttttaaagtttttaagtcatgttgacagctgtgacttattttctctgtctgtttctgtgtccaCAGCTGTGGTTCAGGTGGATGGAAACCCAGTTAGACTACAGTTGTGTGACACTGCAGGACAGGTGAGttttatacacacactgacagacacacgCATCACCTCTGGATTACATTGCATGTCGTTGTTACacataaatgtcatattttagcAATGCTAGCGGCTTTATGAGTGGTAGTGTCctgtgactgaaatatctcaacaactattggatcgACTGCCATGAATGTTCCTCCAaagatgaatcctactgacttttatgatcccttgacttttcatctagtgccaccatgaggttgacatttttttatttttagttacaTGTctcgacaactattggatggattgccatgaaatctggtacaaatattcatgttcccctcaggacAAACcccttcatttttcatcttgcACAATCATCACGTCAAAAAtgatactttggtttatgaccaaatacatgcgaaactaatgacattcccttcagcctcagctgtaatttgtgtttagtgctaattggCTAATTTTAGCATGTTAAAATGCtcaactaagatggtgaacatgctTAACGTTATACATTCTAAACATCACCATGATAGCACGCTATAATCAAAGCGTCACTGCGTTAAATACAGCCTCAAAGAGCCGCTTGTTATATTGCATTTGTGAATTGTTTAAGCCTTTTTCAAATTAATTGTAAACCGAACACCTTCGAATTTTGGGCTGTTGATCTGATGGAACATGTAATTTAAGGATCACGCCTTGAGCAGTCAGtcttttgtaattgttttgattgagagatcCGTAGCGGCAGAAATTACATACTGTGCCTTTAatagattaaacaaataatcaattaaaatagatttttagcTGCAGACATACTGTTGTTGTAGTTCACTCAAGttgtctttgctttctttttttccttagGGCTTAATATGGGCCTCTCACTATTATTTCAGGTAGTTCACTGGTGTAGAAATAGTAGAATTCCTTGTCTCTACTGTCATTCTTCATCTGGAGTGGGAATAACACTGCTCTATAGAATAGGTTTAACTTAGAGTGGTGTAGTAACAGGGTACTGAAGGAGTGGGAGAAGCCAGTGGATTAGACCGGAGGTGATATGATGCATAAGAACGTGAAAAATGATTTCTTTCTGCCTGTGTCTGTTAAGGACATGGTGGTACATGAAGCTTCCCAGGCAAAGTTCATGACTCATTATTATGTTGGTAGGGACATCTTTGGAGGAACAGGTTGTgaaagtgtttttctctctgggGCATGGGTGGTTGTTTCATAATCCAGCCCAACAGAAGCCTGCCCTGGGAGCAGCATATTTGACATTCACAAACCCTCCGAGGGCACTGCCAGTTCTACGCAGAATCAAAGACAATTTGGCTATAAAGTGGGTTGAGGCATTTGAACAAGCCCCTAATACACGTAAAACCTCACAGCATGTTGCAAGCTGCACACAGTGCTACAACTgcacgcacatatacacacacacatacagacaagcTTGGGCAAATATGGACAGATAAAAGTCATCAAACACTTACTGTACTGATGCAATTTCATAAGAAGGAAACCCAGAAATGGGTTGGGTGTGCCAAGAAAAAGAgatgacagagtgagagagagaaagccgaAACAGAAAGACTGAAATGGTCTGGAGAAAAATGATAACAGCTGCCGCCAAAGCTGATAAACAAAGTTGCTCCTTACTCAGAGATGTTGATATGTCTGTATATTCTGCAGATGGACCTACGTCATCAGATAGCAAAGCAAAGCCAAAGCTTGTGTGGGAAACTCACAAGTTGATTAAGTGTCCACTGCATTCGCTGAGCCTTGAACCCACATGTTCGCAGTTTAAATTACTGATTGTTTCTGCAGATTTGGCCTGCTTTTCAAAATCAAAAGGTGCTGGCGCAGAGCATTGTTTAGGCATAGAGGGATTAGCAAATGTGTGCTGGAAAGGAGAGGGTTAAGGCAAAGAGGGAGAGGTTTATGTCGAGTTTCTGCCAACTTTAATCTGTGTACTCAAGGATGTGGGAGGCCCTTGTTAGTTAAAGCTGTGTGGCTCCATAGTGTTAATTTAAGAGATTTACTGTAGATGATATAAATGAGTAGGCAGGGCTCATGTATACATTAGCACAATATAAACACTATTTAGACAGTTTGTTATTGAACAGTTTATTGGCACAATTCCCTTCCTTGTGATGCTATGGTgctgagtgtgagtgtgttgacCAGTGAAGGGCTTGCtgaagtaaagtaaagtaaagagctaaatataaaatgtttgtttaatgttttttattaaatcgTGAAGTAGGAATACAGGAGAATTTTCCTTTGCAAACACAAAACCACATTGCTCAgtatctgtctctgtctccaaCAGGATGAGTTTGACAAACTCCGCCACTTCTGCTACAGTCGGACCGacgctctgctgctctgcttcaGTGTGGTCAGCCCAGCTTCCTTTCAAAACGTCTGGGAGAAATGGGTCCCCGAAATCCGCCGCCGCTGCCCTCTCACACCCGTCCTCCTCGTTGGCACACAGTGCGACCTGCGGCAGGACGTCAAGGTTCTGATCGAGCTGGCGAGGCGGCGGGAGAGGCCGGTGGCAGAGGAAGACGCCAGAGCGCTGGCAGACAAAATTGGGGCAGTGACGTACGTCGAATGCTCGGCGCTCACGCAAAAGAATCTGAAGGAGGTGTTTGATGCAGCTATCGCTGTGGGGCTGCGGCAGTCTGACAGGAGAGCCCGGCGGGAGAGGAAGGTCCGCAGCACAGCTGATAAGATGAAGATGCTCTCAAAGTCCTGGTGGAAAAAGTACGTGTGCGTCCAGTAGGGAATGAGAAGACAATCTTCCTGTGTCCGATGATAAAACTGGAACTTGTTCAGGAGGACTGAGTTGGATATAAGGACTTCTGTTTTCACGCTCACCTGGACGACCCCAGATGTGTCCAAAAATTACTTTGATCAATGGAGCAACAGTTCAACAGAGGCAGAGCATTTCCTCTGGGCTGTAGTGGTTGCAGGTTGGGCAGAAAACATCCCTTCCTGATTTCTCCTGATTTCTTGATGCCTGAAAGACTGAGAGGCTGTAACCACTGTCTGCTCCTCAGAGCCAGTTTGAACTGTTAATATGACTTTGACCAGCATTCAACCAAAAATTATGGAGCTAATAAAATTTTATGGCGCATGATGGAACTGCATATCATACTGGACTTGTCCAAAGGAAATGTGAGCTGCCTTGGAGGGGAGGTGTTCAGACGGTGATGTTATGTACTAAAAGTATACTCCTCCTTTATGTCTGGTTTGGTACCATTCTTTAACAAAGTATATGATTTTATGTGTTCTACACTGTAATTCAGCCCCCACCACCTCTGATAGATATCTTTATTTCACTGAATTCAAAACATGAAGTTAATATAAACTGATCAGCTTAAATGCTCAAATCAAAGATGCAATTATTTCACTGTAGAAAATCAAAACCAGTCACACAACCTGTTTTCTTAAATCAGAGAAAtctcaaatgacaaaatagtAAAATCTGCATCTGACCAGATTTATTTTAACTTGTCTTTTGGATTACAATCAAATGTATATGAGTATAAATTTTTATGAAATCTATGAGGTCTTGAGGATGTGTACGACTGGTTTGAACAATGCATGTTGTACTTCTTCTTGTAGGGATTTCTCTACACCAGCCTGTGTctgtgccacatttgtaagtgTTGATACAGATGTCACATTGTTAGTCGAGCCACACAGTTAGAGGTCTGCAAGCTCCTCACCAATACACACCTACTGGATTGATACTATAAAACGTtaatgaaaagaataaaattcCTGCACAGGATATTAAACTAAAAAGATATCTGCTGTAGGTTTTGGCaaactgagacatttcagtTGTTCACTTTGACTGAGTTTTTCATaaaacattgtcactgttacAAGGTTGCAGCAATAAGTTGCATGGTGCCACTGTACATTGCACTTATCACACACAGTCCAAACACATCACTGCCATGCAATGGCCTTTGGACCAGTGGTGTGAAAACTTAAGAGTAGGGTACACGATGAGTGTTTACCTCCTGAATTTTCCTTTTAATAGGTGTCTGAGCAGGTAGAGCATTAGCGGTGCTGGACTTTAATCAGTAGCAGAAGTGGCTGCCTTGCACTACACCACTGGTTTGGATGATCACAGGGTCTTTCTTTGTCATTATAGTGAGGGCCTTAAACAAACAATTATCCATTTTTGTCGGTCAGTATATTGGAGCTCTCTCCTCTTCTGAAATTATACAGTAAATGAGGTGAAACCACCAAGGAGACTGATTCTATGTTTGCTTCTTATTTTTCAGAAGCCTGTCATTCAGCTCTGTCTATTTATCTGTTCCTTCTGGGCCAATAACTGATCATCAGCAATACAGAGCAGATGTATGAAATGTCGTATGTCATTATGTATGTTACATAGTACTCATTTATGATGTTTGTAATGTCATCAGGATAAATCTGTGTACATATATAATTGACTCAGTCATGTCCAGTGCCTGAATGGTACTTTATGGTATGAGTGTTTCAGTTGATGTCTGAGCAGTTTGCTGAGCTGTATGAgaggaacaaaataaaaatgtgaaatatttaacCGGTTTTCATTGTCTTCCATGGAGATATCTTATCTTGTCCATCACACTGAAGAGAAAATGATTAGATGATTAAGAGTGGAGAAGTGCTTGTTACATGCCTTGTTTCTGAGGTCAAAGGTTATTAGACTATGAATATGTTAATTGACAGAGCTTATATGCTTTGTATATGTAAGAAAAAGGAACCAAGTGACTTTGTGTGAACTTCATGAAGACAGAAATTTCTAACCAAATGTAGGTTAATAGTTTATTGTCAAATCTGTACCTGGTGCCTTACAAAACTTTAACATACTTAAAGCAGAGAAACACATCGAACTTTGTTCATAAAGATACACTATCAGCAGACTGAAGGAGATCTCTGAAAGAGATCACTATCTACTATATAGACTgctatttcattttatgtttgccATTTTGTACTGTTATCTGAATGTCTATTGAGAATTATTATACCCTATATAGAGGACTCAAATTACCATAAAGAGCAATGTAAAAAGAAGCATACAAACAACAGTCACTAACCAAGAGTTACAACTACCATCATGAACTGtgaggacaaaaataaaaagtaaatgtagATGACTGCTGGACGAGAGTAATGACCTGAGTAGTGTCCAAAATAGTTTTTTGATTTTGCCATGTGACTCACTGTATAGTCCTCTATATAGTGTTCCCTATGCAGTGAATAGTGAATTGTTAATACGTTAACAATTTCAGATGCAGTCAGTTTCTAAAATTGGGAAAGGGTTAAATCTGACTTCAAAGATTTAACCTCACAGGTTTTGTCGGCACCAAGACTTGTAACTATGCTGGATCAGATGATTATAATTGCCCAAAATAGGCTTTTCCTCCTATTCATAGTTACATGTCTACACCACAGTATACAACAATGGGCAGAGAATGACAGTTAGCTAGGTATCTTGTACTTGTTTAGAAGCGCTAATGATAGGGTAGGCAGCTAAAAGAGACTTTGTGTTGTCTGGCAGACTGCAGATGATTATGTTGTCCAGCCTCAGAGTGGGTGAAACTACAGTAGGAGTGGTGCCAAGTGGCTTAATTATGATAGTCACATTGCCTCCGCTTTCCACCAATATTTTAGCAAGAAACCCTACTGTTGTGTCTTAGCAAAGCAGCCATCTTGTGAAATGTCCTGTATACTGTGCCTGCTGTATCTCTGTGTGATTTAgctgtgtggtttgtgtgtgtttgacagtaaTACCTACCTGTCTACTAGAAATACAGGTTATTGTCTGTGGCAGGAACCTTCAACTGTCAGTCATGAAACCAACGGACAGGAGACATAATCAATGAGCCTGGAACACCTCTTAAATCTCACAGTGAGATGATTTGACTGTGTAGCTATGTGTAAGTGTCTTTCCACTAATTTAGACTGCTCTGCTTAATCCACATACCAAAACTATCCCCTAAGGTGCAAAAGGGAATTCACTACTTTAGAAAACAGGTGTGCTCAGTGTtaagcaaacatacagtatgtgggtgTATCTGTGCAActatatgtaaacataaaacatgtcaatgagccagcATCACCAAAAACCCCAAAGACTGTGGAACTGACAAAATATTATCATTCAGTGGTGATGTGACTGTATGCAATGGAGCCATTTCATGGTCACAGGTTTATGGGGGTGAAACCAACATGGCTTCCACTTTGACAGATTTAGTTCAATAGGGCTACACAGTTAAGAAAAGCTGTAGCTCTAGTTTCTGTCATTATTTATGAGGTCATAAGTCCAGTTCCTAAAGAACAACTCTGCCCACTTAAATTACCCTGCCACcaagaaaactgtaaaatttaaaaagattgTTTAAAAAGAATCACAAATTCACACTATTTAACATGTGTAAATTTTATCTCCATACATTATggtctgtttttcagtcttcTCTATCATTTGTACGCATGGTAGAGAACACTAAATCCATtttattctggtttattttgttttttcctaaAAATCTTAAAGGAatatgttgacattttgggaaatatgcctATTCTCTTATTGCTAGATAAGCGTTAGATGAGAAGGTCAATACTCCTCTCTATGTGATAGTGATAGGATCAATcttctcagcaagaaagcaaaaagcatattttccaaaatgttgaactattctttAAGGATATTTAgtctaaaaatattaaaatcagcCTAAAATAAAACTAGTATGTGTGTAATTGAAGAATGTAAACTTCGTGTCATCAAACCTCCAGTTCCCATAGACACTGACATGACCTCATCGTCCTCAGAGGTAACTATGACCCTGGGTGCTGAATAGTTGTAGATATCCCTTTTAAATGAGTATTGTTTGAGGAGATAATGGTATTAAATGGGTGACCCAGTTGGTTGTAACCTGctttaactgtaaaatgtcagatggTTGTTGAACTTCTCCCTCCTGTAAAACCACTTCCTTACATAACTTCTGAGAATCATTTAGGTAACAACTGAACTCTGACTCCACATGAAAGAGCAGCTCCGTAATCagttttgatgtcttaaagTTGGTGAAGGATTTCTCCGGCACCCCTCAGATAATTGCCAGCATAATGACTGGAGCTCAGCCCACAGGGCGGGATTAATGCAGGACATTAACTACGTGGGTCAGGTTTGTGGGGTGGGAAGACATCCAACCAGTAGACTGTGGTCCACTTTGTACTTTGTCTTTAGGATTAACTGTTGCCCAAGCTCTTGTAATGCGATGCAATATGTCTGGGGCCCTGATTAAAAGACAGCcacatatagagttaaccagCAATTGAGTACAGTTCATTATTCTTGACAGAAATCAGCTTTCAAATTATGCTGAAGACCCCAGACTCTCTCTCGTAACCTTCCTGGAGCAAAGTCTTTTTACTTCAGTGACTTGTTCTCACGTTCTCATATGTTCACGCTTAGTGATTATGACACATCAGGTTTACTAAGAGGTGAGAATGGTGTtaaggtttgtgtgtgagaaatgAACTAGGCCATTTGACAtgttcattttcacacacaaaaaaaaaactatgggCAATTCTGTAGGTCTAATTGAATTTATTTCTTACTTATATTCTTGTACCTCTTCCTCGGTGCTTATCCAGGTAAAGtattgatgaagatgttttagTGAGCAGACACAAGTCACATTGACACCCGCCATGCTTTGCATCAGTCAGTACTCCTGAATAACTCCACATAGGTGGTGAGGTGCCAGTTTACATAGATAAGTAAAATTTTCATTCAGATACTCTTCTTCCCTCTGTGCAGAATTTGGTGCGCATGGAAATAAGATCCATCCAGTTGGGTGGATGGGGAGGTAGCGACCAGCTACAGTGGTACAATGTTCCTCACTCCACTGTGTATTCCCAAATCCACAACCATGATATTATAACCACATTTCAGTATATTCCCCAAGGGTTTGATTATTGGGCCTCtatctgtactgtatattcttCCTCTATTGGCCAAATCTGGCAAAACATACGTAGATAACATGTTCATGTATCATGTTcttataataatatagtaattTGTGCTCCtttggttttttatttttattaagattttttttttttgccattatCGGTCAGTGGGCAGAGAAGaaggaaacaagagagagagatatgagagagatgacatgcaacaaaggtctctggctggaatcgaaccagggatgttgcagttatgtaGCATGTACATTAGTCATTCAGCtcctttgtgtctgttttctaggcaaaacacaaccaaataagACGAAACCATGTTGAACGAAGCAAAGAGTTTTAAAATTGTGGCCTCAGACAGATCACATTGCCTCTATTGCTTCAATCTATAGTCAGCCAGTGTcacaaagatttttttcagcatttctaGGAACCATTTGTGCCCTGATAGACAGACATATTGCTATTCCGATTTATGGATCTTCCTTCTGTAAGAAAGCAAACCTTTAAAACGAGCTTCTGACAGCTTCTGGAATACTGAGTAAATATATAGTATGTTTGGGAGAACTTCTGTATAATGTTCTCAGTGCAGCAATGAATTTTGTTCTGACATTTGGTTGGCTGCATACACTGCaggtgtctctctctctatacaCACGCCTATAAACACAAGAAGTCTGCAGCACTATGTTCCCATTCTCTTCGCTGATCATGTACAAGTTAATAGGTTTATACTGCAAAATCTCTTAACTCATACAAGgcatacattttgttttcactcttACAAACATCTGAATATGGGTCATTGGTGGTCTTGTGTGACAGCAGCGTATTATTATATGGCTCACTGTATGTTTCAATGTAGTTCTCACCACCTGTATTATACTGTAATTATATAATGTTATGTAATTATATAGTTATACTGTAACAGATGTGGGGAATACAGAGCTTCTATACTATTGAACCAAGACAGGAAAGATATGAGGCACAGTAAATTGAAGGTCATTAATATCAAGTGTCTAGAGTCTATTaggaaaaaaagtgaagggAACAGAGATTACTTTGCAGGGGTTAGGTTGGTTTTATCCCAACAGAGCtgaaacatttattaatagaaTTTATGAAAGAATATTTAATCAGAGTTAAGgctctctccttccctctgaGGACTAAAGCTACTAACCTGCTGTTAGCTAACACTGTGGTAGCAGGAGTGGCCTGTCTGGCATGCTACAGTATGGCGTTGCTAGCAGGATTATGTTTTAATAAGCTTATATAAACACCCCCCACAGTGCGGTCTCATTATGGGAAGCTAATTGAGTCTCTCTGTGCCGGGGTCAGCGGGGCCTCTTTGAACAGCTCAGTGTTTTGCTATAAAGAGGCCCATCTCTGCCTCAAGAACATCTGTCCTGTGGTTTGTGGAACATGTGTCTTTCCTTCAGGCGAACTGTTTGGATGTCCACGTCGTTGCACTTGCACATGCAAATGTGACCGTTTAGGTGCTTCAGCTGTAGCCTTGATTTTCATCCACATCTTTATTATGAAAGTTACTACAAACTGTGATACCTCAAGCATTTTCTTTCTGAAGTAATTTTGCCATTTTGTCAGCCTGACATAGTTCTTTGTCCGTGTTTGAGTGCTCTCACACCATTCCTCTATTCCTCTGAAAGCGCCCATATAATGTGCAGCACCAATGATCATGTGAATTTTTTGCATGTCAGATTGTGCACTGAAGATTAGTGCTAtgatgtaaatagaaaaaaagtatATGAAAGCAGAGGCACAACATCAATAGGTGTCATCCATCTGTGCTGCttataaatgaaacaaagtcacacaaactACTTTTTTGTTTCAGCTCAATCATTTTGGTTTTTATGTACCATGGACATTATGGAGAACGAGTGTgtaaacttaattttttttaaaaacgcaCTTACAAAATGTCCCACCAGCTAGTGtgttctgtgtcatttcatgttgtaCTCTGATTGGTTTGGTCTTGGACATGGGGTGTAGCAGAAGTCATATTGGgagaatttggtcttaaatttgTGTCAGAACTTTGCGGCTGTCTTTGGTCATCAAAGCTCCACATCAGCTGTCAGTGCACATGTCTCACAGTGCAGTCAAAGACCACGGTTTTGGATTGACAGCCAAAGATTTCACCACGTTTTTctcacaaatgtcaactttcATCCCAGAAAGCCCAAAATCGCAAGGGAGCCTTTAGTTTCCTGTAGATTTGCTTGTGGTTCGGTCTGTCCTAATGCTTATATGTTAAATTTTATTGCTTATTATGTTTATCCACACTAGCAgcgtggctctagggatggtaATATCTCTCAAAATATTTTGGATGGACTGCAATTTTGTGATCCCCTGATGTTACCTCTAGAGCCATAATCAGGTAGACATTTAGTTTTGAGTCAAATATCTTGACAGCTATTGGGTTGATTGCAATGAAATTCAATACtaacattcatgtccccctcaggatgaattataactTTGTtgattctctgacttttcaATTAGCCCCATCATCAGGTTGATATTTTAAtctgtccagtactttggtgTATGACCAAGTCCTGaaatttccatcagcctcaaaATGCTAAATTTGCACCTGATAGACCTGGTAAACATTAGACCTAAtgtatttagctcaaagcaacaaaaaaaaaaaaagaaaagaaaaatgctaTATCTCCATTGTGATTTCTCCAGTTGTGGATGTAGAGCAGTACTGTAAACAACGTTGTCATTGTGGTTCATGCAGTTCATTGCTTCATTCACACACAACTACATGTGTGTGCTTATCACGTATGGCTTTTACAATGTATTGGGTTTTTGAAGAggtaaagacagagagaggttgTATAATTACATTCTGTTGTTGGCTGAACATACAgtttaaaagataattaaccTGTTTTAGATACAATGTGATGACAGAAGTGGCTCCATATCTGTTCCTTATCTCCAGCTCTGCCACACAATGGAAACTCTTCTCCAGTGAggatttaatttaatcattGACTTGAGTTATGTCAGAATTTCACACAAAGTCTTTAAGGTTTCGTTGGTAAACACTTTGGATTTATATTCTATGATGTTCAGTCATTAACCAGATGCTCTGTGCTTCTTGATAAGGAGAGCATCTGCTGTTTGCAGAGCTTCTCAAGTTGCCTGTTACTGTACTTGGTTTCGGCATTTAGTGCCAGATTGTATCTGG
This is a stretch of genomic DNA from Thunnus albacares chromosome 6, fThuAlb1.1, whole genome shotgun sequence. It encodes these proteins:
- the rhoub gene encoding ras homolog family member Ub — encoded protein: MSPPVTMDYGRTMAPPVPPHKPSPALPGQAQERLLKCVLLGDGAVGKTSLVVSYTTNGYPTKYVPTAFDDFSAVVQVDGNPVRLQLCDTAGQDEFDKLRHFCYSRTDALLLCFSVVSPASFQNVWEKWVPEIRRRCPLTPVLLVGTQCDLRQDVKVLIELARRRERPVAEEDARALADKIGAVTYVECSALTQKNLKEVFDAAIAVGLRQSDRRARRERKVRSTADKMKMLSKSWWKKYVCVQ